CCCTTGATTCCAGTCGTGCCTCCTTTCATCACGGCTACAAAACCTTAGCCCATTCAGCATACTCTCCAATATACCCACCCGCCCTTGTAGCCTTGATGCAGCGAAGCGGAATCAGGGTTTAGGTTCTGCATTCCACAATGACACTCCCTTGATTCCAGTCGTGCCTCCTTTCATCACGGCTACAAAACCTTAGCGCATTCAGCATACTCTCCAATATACCTACCCGCCCTTGTAGCCTTGATACAGCGAAGCGGAATCAGGGTTTATGGTTTCACGCACTCAATTCATTTAACATTTGCTGCTTTAACGCTTCATCCTGCAAACTCGACTCGATCATCTTACGAAACGCGGGCATATTACCTAACGGTCCTTTCAACGCGACGAGCGCCTCTCTTAACTTTAAGAGTTCGTTCAATTCCGGCACTTGCTTGGCTATATTTTCTGGTGAGAAATCTTTAATCGATTCAAGCTTTAACGTCACCGATGTTTCTTCATCCTCTACATCAACTAAACGATTAGGCATTTCTAACTGCAGTTCGATATTTTGATTTTTTAAAACATCATTAAAATTATCTTTATCAATATTAATTGGCTTACGATCTTCAACCGCTCGTTCGTCTTCCCGTGATGTAAAATCCCCTGCCACTAACATTTTTAAAGGTAACTCTACACTCTCTTGCGCAGCTCCTTTTTCTGACTTGTACTGTATATTTATACGCTCGCGTGGTGCGACTGAGCCTTCCTTGGACATACTGTTCTCCTTAAATAATTCAACATTCAATAATTACAAACTCTAACGGGCAAATGATTTCATCTCATAGCCCCGCTTTGTATCCACTCGTACCAATCGCTGATAGTAACTATCAACAGTTTGGTTTCGTTTTAGCTTAGATTTACAAATCAACATCATCGACAACATACTACTAACCAACTCTGGCTCCCACTCATCAAGTTTGTGCTTAAGGGTTAGCTCATCCAACTCAGTCAATAACTGCTCAGCAAATAGAAACTCCTTAGCATTCAAGCAATACTCGATCGATAACAGTCGAGCCCTATACCACACCTGCTTGCTGTTTTGATTAAGACAATACTGGTCGAGGATTGCGAAACCTTGCGAAAACCCAGACTCTTTATACGCTTTGTTTGAGTCTTTGATGAGCTTGGACTCCGTTTGCCCCTGCGCTTCACTTTCACCATCGTATGATAGGCTTGTTACTATAAGGGGTGACAGAGTAGAGCCCTCATCTATCTGGTGAGCCGCGTCTGAGGAGCTAGATTCAATGCCTGCAAGCCATAATTGCGTTTTGTCATCTGCAAAAGGTGTGTCATCGGAAAACCTCAAACACTCAACACCCTCTAGCTTAGAAACAAACACTTTGGTAAGCGTGGCGATAGTTTCAATAGCCTTTTGATGAACACCGCTACCATTTGTAAGACCGGGCCCCGCATCAATCGCGTTAAGGGCATCAACCACCATTCGGTGACCATCTAGCCAGAACGGGGCATTGGATAAGCTGCTTTCGAGCTCATTAATAAGAATCTGATACTGTCTCTGTTGAAAAAGCGTGTCAAAGAAGTGTCTTTTTTCTAGAGGTATAGCACGTAAGGGAGTGAGCCCGTTTTGATGACGTGGTAGCTCAGCAACCGGTAGCCACACACTAAACCTGTTAATTTCATAGGCTCGTGGGTCTGCCAGGTTTTTTGATAATCGATATTTAGCCAATTCCTTTAATAATGACTGTGTATGCCGAATAGATTGATTATATGATTTATCGTCTATTATGGTGATCGATTGACTACCGCCGCCACCCGTCGAAGAGAGTGTATGCTGTTGAGTTGTTACTAGATCCGCATCACCAGAGGGCATGTTAGCGCCGTTAATGGGAACAACTTCAGCTTGTCTCTTTTCAGGAATGGGTTGAGAGGTGGGTGTTTCACTTTTTGTTTCTGCAGGTAAGCTAGAGAGATGTTCGTTAAGGCTTCTCTTCACTGTAAATAGGTCAAGACTCCACTCACCATCTAGCGCAGTTAATCGTTGATCAAGCGACTCAATAGAGGCTAAAACAGACTTAACAGAGTCTATCTCATCCCTGTTCGGTTTATGACGTCCAACCCATTGCTCGAGTTGTTGAGCAAGCCATTCAAATGCCGCCACTCTTGCTCGCTTTCTTTTTAAAGGCGGGAAGCTATCCCCCCAATACTGGTCAATATAACTTTGAAGTACCGTTAGTGTTTCATTGAAACCTTCATATCGGTAGGCTTCAATAATTGACCGCATACTATACACAAGCACCAAAAGGTCTTTGGATTGTGCTTCTAGTATCTCATGTGAAAGAGTTAGTACAATGCGCCAGTCAGTAGCCTCACCTACAAGCGCAAGGTCATTACCGACTTCTTGTTGAAGAGCGTCAAATTTTTCCCCCAGTCGAGCGCTGCTGCCTGCGGCAGAACCTTCATCAATGGGGTTTAATACAGCATGACGCCAACTGCTTAGGCTAGACATAGCGTGCGCCAACACTTAAGCAGATAGAGCTTTCAATAATATATTGATGGATTAATAGTGAAACTGAAACAACGCTATACAATCGCATAGCATGCATAAAAGAAATCGACACTGTCACTCCTTGACGTCGTCTGTAAGTACTTAATCCAATTCCTTTGGATCTCAAAACACGCGAATTATATAGTGTCGCCAGCGACTTGTTAACCCATAAATACAGTTTTGTGTATTTTTTGTCCATTCAAAACTATGGGTTGGTCGAATATATGACTTAACCACCCGCTATAACAGAAGGATCACCAACAACTATTGCACCTCCATGAGCAGTCTTGTCTCCCATTCTTGCTGCCGGCAAACCTTCAACAAAAATTGTTGATGAACCCTCAACAATGGTATCTATGGGGCCGTGACAAGCAGCCTGATCTCCCACTCTTGCAATGGGGCGGCCATTGACTAATACAGTTGAAGCGCCGTTAATAATGGGCCCACCAACATGAGGTACAGGGCCTGAAGAAGCGGGGCATTGGTGATGATCACCGACAAGTGCGATTGGTTTCATAGTTCATCCTTGAACATTCTGTTTAGTGTTTTTTATGCTCGACCGTAAGTATCTTCGAGTCGAACAATGTCGTCTTCGCCCAAATAGCTGCCTGTTTGGACCTCAATTATTTCTAACGGGATTACACCAGGGTTTTCTAATCGGTGAACCGTCCCTAAAGGTATGTAAGTCGACTGGTCTTCAGTCAGTAGCAGCTCTTCATCGCCTCGTGTAATGAGTGCGGTGCCTTGAACCACAACCCAGTGCTCCGCCCGATGATGGTGTTTTTGAAGCGATAGCTTAGAACCAGGCTTGACCATAATCCGTTTAACTTGGAAACGTTTACTGCTTGAGATGCCTTCATAAGTCCCCCAAGGTCGATGCACCTTTTTATGAAAACGGTGCTCTTGACGGTCTTGCTTTTTAACTTGAGATACCAACTTCTTTACATCTTGAACACGCGATTTATCAGCCACCAAAATAACGTCATCAGTTTCGACAATAACATGATTATCCACACCAATAGCCGCCACCAAACGGGACTCAGAGTGGATATAAGAGTTATTCACGTCTTCTGTAATCACATCACCTTTACAAACATTACCATGCTCGTCTTGCTGATTAATCTCCCACAGCGCGGACCAAGAACCTACATCACTCCAACCTGCGTCCAATGGCACCACTACCGCAGCATCGGTTTTCTCCATAACCGCGTAATCGATTGAGTCATCTGGACTAGACGCGAAGGTCTCGGCATCAACGCGGATAAAGTCCAAATCTGTCGTACTTTTATCAAGCGCACGCTGACAGATAGCAACCATATCGGGGTTAAACTTCTCTAACTCTTCTAAATAACGGTCAGCCCGAAACATAAACATGCCGCTATTCCAGTAGTAATCTCCGGAACGAATATATTTTTTTGCTGTTTCTTCATCTGGCTTTTCGACAAAGTGATCAACTTGAGCCCAATCTCCTTGCTGTGCTCCCGATTGAATATAACCATAACCTGTATGGGGCGAATCTGGAACAATACCGAAAGTTGCCAATCGCCCCTCTAACGCAGCTTTATGCCCCTTAATGACGGCCTCTGCGAACTTGGGGTTATCATTAATCACATGGTCTGCTGGCATAATCAATAACACAGCATCAGTATCGGCTTTTAGCGCTTCATAAGCCGCCAACGCAATAGCAGGTGCGGTGTTTCGACCAACAGGCTCCAAAATGATTGAACTTTTATTGAGGTTATTATGGGTTTGTAAGCAGCCCGCTACCATAAAACGGTGCTCTTCATTCGACACTACAATCAAATGCTGAACATCATCAAGTGCCTCGACACGTTCAACCGTATCACCTAATAGGCTATTTTCATTGATTAAGTTGATGAACTGCTTAGGGTGAGTCTCACGTGACAGCGGCCAAAGGCGAGTGCCTGAGCCACCTGAAAGAATAACGGGAGTGATCAAATCCATTTCTCCGAATACATAATGTTTCGGCTATTGTAGAGACTTAAAGGACGTTAGCCAAGGGGTAAGGCTGCTTACTAGTCAGCAGTCTTACTCAGCTCAACACGCTCAATCTTACGCACATTATCAGGAAGCATTGCCGCCTCACATTTATCTTGCTTCCAAACTAAATCTTCAAGCTCGTTGTTAGGCGTAAAACCCAGAGGCGTTGACTCCAAAATTTCTCGCACAGTATCGCAATCAAATATGTGACAAGCACGATCAAGGCGACCCAATATCTCTTCTACCTCTTCCCAAGAAAGAGATAGCTCTCGCGCTTTCATAATACGAGGGTGGTCGGTACCTTGCGGGTCGTCACCAATCAACAACTCTTCATATAACTTTTCACCCGGCCGCAAACCGGTATAGGCAATTTCAATATTACCCTCTGGATTTTTCTCGTCTTTTACCTCAAGCCCCATGAGGTGAACCATTTTTCGAGCTAGGTCAGCTATTCTAACTTGCTCACCCATATCTAGCACAAATACATCACCACCCTGCCCCATATTACCGGCTTGAAGCACAAGCTGTGCGGCTTCGGGAATGGTCATAAAGTAACGAATAATATCAGGGTGAGTTACAGTAATTGGACCACCTTTTTTAATCTGAGTCCTAAATAACGGTACTACAGAACCTGATGACCCCAGAACATTGCCAAACCGAACCATACAAAAGCGGGTATTGTTTTGCCGTTGAGATAACCCCTGAAGCACTAGTTCAGCCATCCGCTTACTCGCCCCCATTACATTAGTGGGCCTTACCGCTTTATCAGTCGAAATGAGTACAAAGGTCTCTACCTTAGCTTTAATAGCAGCTTCTGCTGTATACCAAGTGCCGAATACGTTGTTTCTAACTCCTTCAACCACGTTATGCTCAACCAATGGCACGTGCTTATAAGCGGCTGCATGGTAGACAGTTTGAACCCCAAACGACTTCATAATCACTTCGAGACGGTGCTCTTTTTGAACCGAACCCATTACTGGCTTAAGGTCAACATCAAGACCTAGTTCATTTACTAACGTCAGCAGCTCATTATGAATGGCATAAAGATTGAACTCAGATAACTCAAATAAAACTAGTGACTTGGGCTTGTGTTGAACGATTTGACGACATAATTCAGAACCAATAGAGCCACCTGCCCCCGTTACCATGACAACTTTGTTCTTTATATAGTCATCTAATAACTGATCACTTGGTGCGATAGGGTCACGACCAAGCAAGTCTTCAATTTCAATATCTTTAATTTCTTCAATTTTTGCCCGACCACTTACAACGTCGGCCATATTAGGAATCGTTTGAACTTTAATAGGCAAAGGTTCTAAATAACGCAAAATCAACGAACGTTGTGAGTGAGGTGCACTACCAATTGCCAGTAAAAGCTTATTAACGCCATACTTTTCAATCAATTTAGAAAGTGCTGCAGGGCTATGAACTCGCAGCCCTTGAAATATACTCCCCTGCCGGGTCTTATCATCATCAACATATGCTACAGGCTGAAACTCTTGCCCTTGAAACAACGCATTGGCCAGCTGAATACCTGATGTACCAGCACCATATATAATGACTTTTTCTTTGAGTTTTCGTTGTGTTTGGTGAACATAAGAACGAACTAGCATTCTCGAACCACCCACAAACAGTAGTGCTAACCCCCAGTAAATAAATGGCGCTGACCTTGGAACAGGCGCTTTTAATAAGAAACTGGATGCTGAGAAGACTAACGCTGAAACAGAGACGCCCGAAACAACTGCGATTAAGGCGTGATTAGATAAATAGCGGATTACAGCCCGGTAGAGACCTAAACGAATAAACACCGCAATAGTAACAACAATCGTAATGCCAAAAGAGAATAGAACGAGGTTATTTTCGGGGATGTAGAACTTCTCTAAACGAACGCAAATAGACAACCAAAGTGCTAGAGGAATACACAATGAGTCTGCTATGACTGAGAAAATTCGTTTTTGATAACGGGGTAGATTTAGAAAAAAGTCGAACACAAGAAGCCCATTTAATCTGCAAAAGTCCGTTTAAGCAAAATGCATACTTAACAGCCCATAAAGTTACTAAACATTTTAGTGCTTAACCAGTTTTAAAGCAAAGTTATGGTCTCTCTGTTTTTAAAAAACCTATATTATGACACTCTATCGCCAGAGCCTTTGCCGGTTGCTGTCATCAAGATATATCGAAAGTATGCACGCAAAGAAAATGTCTTAATCATTTTTTCATCCCATTCTGAGAGGAGTTCTGGGGTGGACATATCAATTTCATTGACTTGAGCTAAACCTGTAATACCCGGTAATACATCCAACACACCACGAGCTTCTCGAGCAGCAATTAACTCTTCTTGGTTAAATAAACAAGGTCGTGGACCAACCAAGCTCATTTCCCCTTTTAATACGTTAATTAGCTGAGGTAACTCATCTATTTTAGTTTTTCGAAGAAAAGCCCCCATTTTTGTGATGGAAGCAGTACTCGCTAAATGACTCGCAACCGATTGAGTATCAACGCTCATGGTTCGGAATTTAATTAAAGTAAAGGGCTTCTTATTTTTACCCACACGCTGCTGCATAAAAATAGGAGAACCTGTGTCGAAGTAGCCTAAAACGGTAACAATCAACAGCACGGGAGCTGTTAAAAGCAAACCGAAAAATGCAGCAATAAAGTCTAGCAAGCGAAATAAAAACGAATTCATAATAATTACTTTATGTTGTGTAATGAAAACATAGTAGTTAACCAGTCTTTATTTTGATTTTAAAAAAGACTGTGCTGTTTTGTTCAGGCTTTCATCAACTGTATATGGGGGTACCCACTCTAAAAGTGATGTAGTTTTTGATATATCAACTTGTAACGAACCTAATAAGCGTTGTGCGATATCCTTTTTACCTAGCAAATTTGCGCAGGCATTTATAATAAAAGCAGGAACAGGCAGAAGTCTATTAGGAGCGGCCAACCCCCTCGCAAGCTTTGATAACAACTGCGTCGTTGATATATCCTCATCATCTGAAACCAAAAATGTTTCATTTGCGGCTTTTGGGTGCTCAATACAAACCAAAATAAGATCAACCAAATTATCTAGTGAGACTAAACTTCGTTGATTATTGATTGCCCCTAGCGGAAGCGGAACACCTTTTTTCAGCCAGCGCATCATGCTTACAAAATTACCTTTCACACCAGGACCATAGACTAACGGCGGCCGGATGATAACAACTTCCATGCCTGTATTTTGTGATAACGCCCGTAATCCCACTTCTGCTTCATACTTACTCAGACCATATGGGTCGTCAGGGACATAATTATCATCGGGCTTAAATGGAACTCCAGCAAACGTTTGCTCGCCATTTACCTTGATTGAACTAATAAAAATAAAACGTTTAACACCTGCTTTAGCGGCTTGTTCAGCTAAGTTTAGCGTACCCTTTGTATTTACAGCTCTAAATTCAGATAAAGGGTCTGCTGCTGCATCATCCATAACATGAACTCGAGCAGCGCAATGAATCACATACTCCACCTCTTTAAGCGCTGCAGTATAATCTTCTCTATCTGCGAATGAAGCAGGGTAATGCTTGGCTCCTTTAATAGGAGATCTGCCTAGCAATACTATATCTTTCGAAAGCGCTTTTCTTAGTTGTGAACCTAGGAACCCAGTGTAACCAGTCAAAAGAAAACTCATTGTATTTTGCCCTTCTCTCCAACTGATTTTATAATTTGCGCTGCTGCAGACTCGACAGAGAAATACTCGGTCAGCACCCGAAAGGCATTTCCCCCTTGTCTATTTCGTAATGTTTCACTATTAAGAAGTTCTAACGCAGCTCCAACGAGCGCTTCATCATCACCATTTATAAAAGCAAAACCGGCCTGTTGCTTATTAATGAACTCCACCAAGTCATTCCCTGGATTCAAACTGCCCAGAATGGGTAGAGACTCCAACATATAGCCAAGTAACTTTCCTGGAAAATTGTGGGCTTTATGACTTTTAGCCAATGAGAAAAGCCCAACATCAACCTGTTTCAAAAGCTGTTTATACGTACCCTGATCCACAGAAGGCAAAATAGTGACATTTTGTAGATCCCACTCCGCTTTCAAACGATGTATTAAGTCTACCTCATCTCCTTGTCCCACCAGTAAAAAGTGAGCATTTGAGTTTTTTATCAGATTTCTAGCCAGTCGCATAATATTAGCCATATCCTGAGCATGGCCAATATTTCCACCATAAAAGAACACAACCTTATCATGCAGGTTATAAGTGGCGCGAATATCTAATGCTTTTGAGTCAACTGAAACCGGTACAACCTGCGACCAGTTTCGTAATATCTCTAAATGCCTATACTGAGGATGCATTGACTTAAAGTATTTTTCGTTCGCCTCAGACATCAACCCAATAATATCCGAATTCCGGTAGTTATAGTTCTCAAAAAACCTAAAATAACGTGCTATCAGTGAGCCTTCGGAAATCATCCCTTCATCAATCACCCATTGTGGAAACATATCTCGTAGGATTAAATAAGACCGACAAGTAGGGTTAGCCTTTTTTATTCTGTTTACTAGAGGCCCAAAAAAAATGGTAGGCGAATAGTTTACAATCAAATCAAAAGGGCATGATTTAACGCTTTCTCGTATCGCTAACCAAGCATTTAAAGATAATAAGCTTTCGTTAATGGCTCGTTTTAACTTACCAACGCCTCGTGTTTTTCCTGTTCTAAAACGCCAGATTTCGATTTCATCAATCTTATCTACTAACAGCCTCTTCGATTGAGAAACAGACCCAGGCGTAATAATTACAGGGTCATGCCCAAGACGTTTAAATTCGATAGCTAACTCGTGGAACATCTTCGCATGCACTAGAGTGCTATCTGGAAGGTAGTCATCAGGTAATAATGCGATTCTCATTAATACTTTTTCCAAACCACCCGGTTTACATAGTCTGTATAAGAATGAATAATTCTAACGACCTTATCAGAAACATTGGGCATACTATAATCACTAACAGGTCTTAATAAACGTTCTTCCCCGCGAGGCTGGTTTTCCAATACCTGTAAAGCTTGCATCACACGACCAACACCCAAACCCACCATCATTACTGAAGCCTCTTCCATCCCTTCAGGGCGTTCATGAGCCTCTCTAAGGTTTAATGCAGGGAAATTCATAATCGATGATTCTTCATTAATCGTTCCGCTATCCGACAACACCACTTTGGCATGCTTCTGTAGGTGGTTGTAATCGTGGAAACCCAACGGTTTCAACAACTGTATGTTGGGATGAAATTCCATCCCCTGTGCTTCAATACGGTTACGTGTTCGAGGGTGAGTTGAAACAATAACAGGTAAGTTATAATGTTCTGCTATGGTATTTAAAGTCTCTCCCAGTAGTGCTAGTTGTTTAGGTGAGTCTACATTCTCTTCTCTATGAGCACTAACAACAAAAAATCTACCTTCTTCTAGCTTTAAGCGACTGAGTACATCCGAGCTATCTATTTGCGGCATATAATGATTGAGTACTTCAAACATAGGGCTGCCGGTTTTGATCACTCTATCTGCAGGTAAGCCTTCTGCAAGTAAGTATTCTCTAGCAATTGAACTATACGTCAGATTAATATCCGCCGTATGGTCAACAATCCTTCGATTTGTTTCTTCAGGCACTCGTTGATCAAAGCAGCGATTGCCTGCTTCCATGTGGAAAATAGGTACTTTGCGACGTTTTGCAGGTATAGCAGAAATACAAGAGTTTGTATCTCCAAGTACTAGCATGGCTTCAGGCTCGACTTTTTCAAGCACTTCATCAACCTTAATGATTACTTGGCCAATCGTTTCGGCTGCATTTTTACCTGCAGCATTCAGAAAATAATCAGGTTTTCGAACACCTAGATCATGGAAAAATACTTCATTAAGTTCATAGTCATAATTCTGACCGGTATGAACCAACACATGATCGCAGAACTCGTCTAATCTAGCTAATACTCGAGACAACCGGATAATTTCTGGTCGAGTTCCAACGACCGACATAACCTTTAATTTCTTCATCTAAAATCTCTTACCCTAAAGTGGCTTAGCTATCGTGTCCGGAGCATTTCTATCAAAAATTTCATTTGCCCATAGCATTACGACTAACTCGTCGTCACCGACATTCGTAATATCATGTGACCAACCTGGAACCGTCTCAACGATCTGAGGTTTATCTGATGACGTATTCA
This genomic window from Alkalimarinus sediminis contains:
- a CDS encoding glycosyltransferase family 4 protein yields the protein MRIALLPDDYLPDSTLVHAKMFHELAIEFKRLGHDPVIITPGSVSQSKRLLVDKIDEIEIWRFRTGKTRGVGKLKRAINESLLSLNAWLAIRESVKSCPFDLIVNYSPTIFFGPLVNRIKKANPTCRSYLILRDMFPQWVIDEGMISEGSLIARYFRFFENYNYRNSDIIGLMSEANEKYFKSMHPQYRHLEILRNWSQVVPVSVDSKALDIRATYNLHDKVVFFYGGNIGHAQDMANIMRLARNLIKNSNAHFLLVGQGDEVDLIHRLKAEWDLQNVTILPSVDQGTYKQLLKQVDVGLFSLAKSHKAHNFPGKLLGYMLESLPILGSLNPGNDLVEFINKQQAGFAFINGDDEALVGAALELLNSETLRNRQGGNAFRVLTEYFSVESAAAQIIKSVGEKGKIQ
- the wecB gene encoding non-hydrolyzing UDP-N-acetylglucosamine 2-epimerase encodes the protein MKKLKVMSVVGTRPEIIRLSRVLARLDEFCDHVLVHTGQNYDYELNEVFFHDLGVRKPDYFLNAAGKNAAETIGQVIIKVDEVLEKVEPEAMLVLGDTNSCISAIPAKRRKVPIFHMEAGNRCFDQRVPEETNRRIVDHTADINLTYSSIAREYLLAEGLPADRVIKTGSPMFEVLNHYMPQIDSSDVLSRLKLEEGRFFVVSAHREENVDSPKQLALLGETLNTIAEHYNLPVIVSTHPRTRNRIEAQGMEFHPNIQLLKPLGFHDYNHLQKHAKVVLSDSGTINEESSIMNFPALNLREAHERPEGMEEASVMMVGLGVGRVMQALQVLENQPRGEERLLRPVSDYSMPNVSDKVVRIIHSYTDYVNRVVWKKY
- a CDS encoding UDP-glucose 4-epimerase family protein; this encodes MSFLLTGYTGFLGSQLRKALSKDIVLLGRSPIKGAKHYPASFADREDYTAALKEVEYVIHCAARVHVMDDAAADPLSEFRAVNTKGTLNLAEQAAKAGVKRFIFISSIKVNGEQTFAGVPFKPDDNYVPDDPYGLSKYEAEVGLRALSQNTGMEVVIIRPPLVYGPGVKGNFVSMMRWLKKGVPLPLGAINNQRSLVSLDNLVDLILVCIEHPKAANETFLVSDDEDISTTQLLSKLARGLAAPNRLLPVPAFIINACANLLGKKDIAQRLLGSLQVDISKTTSLLEWVPPYTVDESLNKTAQSFLKSK
- the tssB gene encoding type VI secretion system contractile sheath small subunit, with amino-acid sequence MSKEGSVAPRERINIQYKSEKGAAQESVELPLKMLVAGDFTSREDERAVEDRKPINIDKDNFNDVLKNQNIELQLEMPNRLVDVEDEETSVTLKLESIKDFSPENIAKQVPELNELLKLREALVALKGPLGNMPAFRKMIESSLQDEALKQQMLNELSA
- a CDS encoding nucleoside-diphosphate sugar epimerase/dehydratase produces the protein MFDFFLNLPRYQKRIFSVIADSLCIPLALWLSICVRLEKFYIPENNLVLFSFGITIVVTIAVFIRLGLYRAVIRYLSNHALIAVVSGVSVSALVFSASSFLLKAPVPRSAPFIYWGLALLFVGGSRMLVRSYVHQTQRKLKEKVIIYGAGTSGIQLANALFQGQEFQPVAYVDDDKTRQGSIFQGLRVHSPAALSKLIEKYGVNKLLLAIGSAPHSQRSLILRYLEPLPIKVQTIPNMADVVSGRAKIEEIKDIEIEDLLGRDPIAPSDQLLDDYIKNKVVMVTGAGGSIGSELCRQIVQHKPKSLVLFELSEFNLYAIHNELLTLVNELGLDVDLKPVMGSVQKEHRLEVIMKSFGVQTVYHAAAYKHVPLVEHNVVEGVRNNVFGTWYTAEAAIKAKVETFVLISTDKAVRPTNVMGASKRMAELVLQGLSQRQNNTRFCMVRFGNVLGSSGSVVPLFRTQIKKGGPITVTHPDIIRYFMTIPEAAQLVLQAGNMGQGGDVFVLDMGEQVRIADLARKMVHLMGLEVKDEKNPEGNIEIAYTGLRPGEKLYEELLIGDDPQGTDHPRIMKARELSLSWEEVEEILGRLDRACHIFDCDTVREILESTPLGFTPNNELEDLVWKQDKCEAAMLPDNVRKIERVELSKTAD
- a CDS encoding sugar transferase, which translates into the protein MNSFLFRLLDFIAAFFGLLLTAPVLLIVTVLGYFDTGSPIFMQQRVGKNKKPFTLIKFRTMSVDTQSVASHLASTASITKMGAFLRKTKIDELPQLINVLKGEMSLVGPRPCLFNQEELIAAREARGVLDVLPGITGLAQVNEIDMSTPELLSEWDEKMIKTFSLRAYFRYILMTATGKGSGDRVS
- a CDS encoding PAAR domain-containing protein, which codes for MKPIALVGDHHQCPASSGPVPHVGGPIINGASTVLVNGRPIARVGDQAACHGPIDTIVEGSSTIFVEGLPAARMGDKTAHGGAIVVGDPSVIAGG
- a CDS encoding mannose-1-phosphate guanylyltransferase/mannose-6-phosphate isomerase; amino-acid sequence: MTPVILSGGSGTRLWPLSRETHPKQFINLINENSLLGDTVERVEALDDVQHLIVVSNEEHRFMVAGCLQTHNNLNKSSIILEPVGRNTAPAIALAAYEALKADTDAVLLIMPADHVINDNPKFAEAVIKGHKAALEGRLATFGIVPDSPHTGYGYIQSGAQQGDWAQVDHFVEKPDEETAKKYIRSGDYYWNSGMFMFRADRYLEELEKFNPDMVAICQRALDKSTTDLDFIRVDAETFASSPDDSIDYAVMEKTDAAVVVPLDAGWSDVGSWSALWEINQQDEHGNVCKGDVITEDVNNSYIHSESRLVAAIGVDNHVIVETDDVILVADKSRVQDVKKLVSQVKKQDRQEHRFHKKVHRPWGTYEGISSSKRFQVKRIMVKPGSKLSLQKHHHRAEHWVVVQGTALITRGDEELLLTEDQSTYIPLGTVHRLENPGVIPLEIIEVQTGSYLGEDDIVRLEDTYGRA
- the tssA gene encoding type VI secretion system protein TssA: MSSLSSWRHAVLNPIDEGSAAGSSARLGEKFDALQQEVGNDLALVGEATDWRIVLTLSHEILEAQSKDLLVLVYSMRSIIEAYRYEGFNETLTVLQSYIDQYWGDSFPPLKRKRARVAAFEWLAQQLEQWVGRHKPNRDEIDSVKSVLASIESLDQRLTALDGEWSLDLFTVKRSLNEHLSSLPAETKSETPTSQPIPEKRQAEVVPINGANMPSGDADLVTTQQHTLSSTGGGGSQSITIIDDKSYNQSIRHTQSLLKELAKYRLSKNLADPRAYEINRFSVWLPVAELPRHQNGLTPLRAIPLEKRHFFDTLFQQRQYQILINELESSLSNAPFWLDGHRMVVDALNAIDAGPGLTNGSGVHQKAIETIATLTKVFVSKLEGVECLRFSDDTPFADDKTQLWLAGIESSSSDAAHQIDEGSTLSPLIVTSLSYDGESEAQGQTESKLIKDSNKAYKESGFSQGFAILDQYCLNQNSKQVWYRARLLSIEYCLNAKEFLFAEQLLTELDELTLKHKLDEWEPELVSSMLSMMLICKSKLKRNQTVDSYYQRLVRVDTKRGYEMKSFAR